One genomic segment of Centropristis striata isolate RG_2023a ecotype Rhode Island chromosome 13, C.striata_1.0, whole genome shotgun sequence includes these proteins:
- the LOC131984002 gene encoding dual specificity mitogen-activated protein kinase kinase 6-like, with product MSLSKGGKKKNPGLKLAKEVFAPPTPAVAAPPRDLDSKACVTIGDQNFVVKADDLEQIEELGRGAYGVVDKMRHVPSGVIMAVKRIRATVNTLEQKRLLMDLDISMRTVDCFFTVTFYGALFREGDVWICMELMDTSLDKFYKKVIEKGKDIPEDILGKITVAIVKALEHLHSKLSVIHRDVKPSNVLINTQGQVKMCDFGISGHLVDSVAKTMDAGCKPYMAPERINPDLNQKGYSVKSDIWSLGITMIELAILKFPYDSWGTPFQQLKQVVDEPSPQLPADRFSPEFVDFISQCLRKKPNERPAYTELLQHPFFTVHDSKDTDVASFVKVILDD from the exons ATGTCTCTGTCTAAAGGAg ggaagaagaagaacccCGGGCTGAAGCTGGCCAAAGAAGTGTTTGCACCGCCCACACCAGCAGTAGCAGC CCCCCCTCGAGATCTTGACTCGAAAGCTTGTGTCACCATCGGAGATCAG AACTTTGTGGTGAAGGCCGATGACTTGGAGCAGATTGAAGAGCTGGGCAGGGGAGCGTACGGGGTGGTGGACAAGATGAGACATGTGCCCAGTGGTGTTATCATGGCTGTCAAG AGGATTCGTGCCACCGTCAACACTCTGGAGCAGAAAAGGCTTCTGATGGACTTGGACATTTCCATGAGGACAGTGGACTGCTTCTTCACTGTGACCTTCTATGGCGCCCTCTTCAGAGAG GGGGATGTTTGGATCTGCATGGAGCTGATGGACACGTCTCTGGATAAGTTCTATAAGAAGGTTATTGAGAAAGGCAAAGACATCCCTGAGGACATCTTGGGCAAGATCACCGTAGCG ATTGTCAAGGCATTAGAGCATCTGCACAGTAAGCTGTCAGTGATACACAGAG ATGTGAAGCCCTCCAATGTTCTGATCAACACTCAGGGCCAAGTGAAGATGTGCGACTTTGGCATCAGTGGCCACCTTGTGGACTCTGTGGCCAAAACAATGGATGCAGGCTGCAAGCCCTACATGGCG CCTGAGCGGATCAACCCTGACCTCAACCAGAAAGGCTACAGTGTCAAGTCAGACATATGGAGTCTTGGTATCACAATG ATTGAGCTGGCCATTTTGAAATTCCCCTACGACTCATGGGGCACCCCGTTCCAGCAGCTCAAACAGGTGGTGGACGAGCCGTCTCCACAGCTGCCTGCTGATCGTTTCTCCCCAGAGTTTGTAGACTTTATCTCCCAGTG CTTAAGAAAGAAACCAAATGAGAGACCAGCTTATACAGAATTACTG CAACATCCGTTTTTCACCGTGCATGACTCCAAAGACACAGACGTGGCCAGTTTTGTCAAGGTCATCCTGGATGACTGA